In Stomoxys calcitrans chromosome 2, idStoCalc2.1, whole genome shotgun sequence, the following proteins share a genomic window:
- the LOC106086745 gene encoding omega-amidase NIT2, with the protein MNAAKTIMRLALLQLKGSKDKAANLQNASQKIREAVQGHKPRLITLPECFNCPYGTKYFREYAETIPNGESSQTLSKLAKEMGVYIVGGTIPEMGDNDKIYNTCTVWSPEGSLIAKHRKMHLFDIDVKGGIRFKESETLTAGNEFTIIEIDGHKIGIGICYDIRFEEMAKVYRNEGCEMLIYPGAFNMTTGPLHWELLQRSRANDNQLYVVTTSPARDETADYVAYGHSMVVDPWAKVVKSAKEGEETVVVDVDFSLVEQVRQQIPVYSQRRVDLYNTTKK; encoded by the exons atgaacGCAGCAAAAACTA TTATGAGACTGGCTTTGTTGCAACTGAAAGGCTCCAAAGACAAGgcagcaaatttgcaaaatgccTCACAAAAAATCCGAGAAGCTGTGCAGGGCCATAAACCCCGTTTGATAACCTTGCCGGAATGTTTCAACTGCCCCTATGGCACAAAATATTTCCGTGAATATGCCGAAACCATACCAAACGGCGAGTCATCCCAAACCCTATCAAAATTGGCCAAAGAGATGGGAGTTTACATTGTTGGTGGCACCATTCCTGAAATGGGTGACAATGATAAAATCTACAACACTTGCACTGTATGGTCACCCGAGGGTTCATTGATAGCAAAACATCGCAAAATGCATCTATTCGATATTGATGTTAAAGGTGGCATACGTTTTAAGGAGTCAGAAACTCTGACGGCTGGTAATGAATTTACCATCATTGaaattgatggtcataagaTTGGCATTGGCATATGCTATGACATACGTTTTGAGGAAATGGCTAAGGTTTATAGGAATGAAG gttgtgaAATGCTTATTTATCCTGGTGCATTTAATATGACAACTGGTCCTTTGCATTGGGAATTGTTGCAACGCTCCCGTGCCAATGACAATCAATTGTATGTGGTGACTACTTCACCAGCCCGTGATGAAACCGCTGATTATGTTGCCTATGGTCATTCCATGGTGGTTGATCCCTGGGCCAAGGTAGTCAAAAGTGCCAAGGAGGGAGAGGAAACTGTAGTTGTTGATGTGG